One genomic segment of Ictalurus punctatus breed USDA103 chromosome 12, Coco_2.0, whole genome shotgun sequence includes these proteins:
- the LOC128634082 gene encoding zinc finger and SCAN domain-containing protein 22-like, whose protein sequence is MDTLLRLTKRWLQPDMHSATEVVERVAVDRFLRTLPPTERQAVGMRVPGTSRELLTALEHTLTTLALGKEGQHQQGHPDYGAPQDKPSPTESDHRTEEDPENLDGRTRPPHAGSAKTATASEGSTSATGLPGPRRGGRRDRR, encoded by the coding sequence ATGGACACCCTCCTGCGCCTTaccaagaggtggctccagcctGACATGCACTCTGCCACCGAGGTTGTAGAGAGGGTGGCCGTGGACCGGTTCCTGAGGACCTTGCCACCCACAGAACGCCAGGCCGTGGGGATGCGAGTCCCCGGGACATCCAGGGAACTATTGACCGCCCTGGAACACACCCTGACCACCCTGGCACTCGGCAAAGAGGGACAGCACCAGCAAGGCCACCCGGACTACGGGGCACCCCAGGACAAGCCCAGCCCGACCGAGTCAGACCATAGGACCGAAGAAGACCCAGAAAACCTGGACGGCAGGACGCGTCCTCCCCACGCTGGATCGGCCAAAACCGCCACAGCGAGCGAAGGAAGCACGAGTGCAACAGGCCTACCTGGCCCAAGGCGAGGTGGACGGCGGGACAGAAGGTAA